The following DNA comes from Harpia harpyja isolate bHarHar1 chromosome 20, bHarHar1 primary haplotype, whole genome shotgun sequence.
GCCGTTCTACTTGCGCTGCCGCTCCAGAGCTCCCCTCGCTACCGAGAGATACCGGGGGTGCCCTGGAGCAGTCTGACAGccgcggggggtggggggggccggcTCCGTAGGTGCTgtgcggccgggggggggggggaaagcgcCTCTGCTTTATTTACCAGACCCCGCAGACGGCGCCCGCTCCCCCCCAGGGGGGCCGGCGGGCATCGCAGCCCCACATTACCCATGAAAGGCTCAGACCTCGGCCCGCCCCCCTCAGCGATCCTCCCCGGACCTGGGAGCTCCGCCGCCACAGCCGTCCTCCACCCGctccaggccgggccgggccttcTTCCCTCAGCGAGCGGGCCCCGCGGCCCAACCGCCTACTTCAAGCGCCTATCCCCACCCTAACCGCACCGCGTGCTTCGCGCCGAGCTCGCAGGCCTTACCGTGAAGAGGAGGAGGCGGCGTCCGGGCTCGGCGCTGAGGAGAcctggcggcagcggcggcggtcGGGGCCCAACTGCGGCGGCGGCTTTATATGGCGGGGGGAAAGAGGGGAACGGGCGGAGGGCGGGGGAAGGACCCGCCTCTCGCTGCCTCGCAACCGCCGGGCTGCCCGCCGCGAACGCCTGAACAAAACacgccggccccggctcccgaACGGCGCAAAGCGCTGCCGACGGGAAAAAAAGAAACGGATCCGCACCTCCTCCGCGGGGTGAGGAGGGGAGAAGCGGAGCCGAAACGAGGGGAGGGAACGGAGAGGCGGCCGTTTGGGTCTTTCAGGCAACGGCGCGGTCGCCCCCGGGAGCAGCACAATGGGCGGGGGCGCCTCGCGCGGGCCAACGGCTGCGgcgccccctctccccccccccccccggggttcCTGAGGGGCCGCCGCGGTCTCGGCCCGGGCCCGGTGCTGCGGGGGGGAGAGACCCCGGATCGGGGAGACCCCGGGCCGGGGAAGGGTGTTGGGTGCAGCCCGGTGCCGCCGCCCCCAGAGAGGGGGAGCGGAGCGTCCCTGTGGAAAGCACCCGCGATGGCGAAGGGTGGAGGTGCGGCCTTGTGGTATCTGGAGGCCGGCCCGGTGCCCTCCTCGGGAAACAACCGGCCCGCGGGCACGGCTGTCATCGTGTGTGCTTCAAAAACGGTAATTCGGAGTAACGCAGGCTGGTCACAAAAAAACCACGTTGGGTGTTTTCTTTCTAGCGGGGTTTCACGGGGAGAAAGCCCAAGGCCCGGGGGGTGCTGGTACCCCCCAAGGGGGGAACCTGAAGCGAGGAGTTGGGTAAGGCTGCTTCTCTTTGTGGTAGCGTCTCACATGTAAATACAGCAAAATGCGGCCTTCGGTGGCTACTCAGgcagcagaaaacattttaactaAAAAACTACACTGAAAAACTGCCGAATTTCAAATTGTTAGAACAACAGGTTGCTCTCTTCAAGCGGCAATACATGAGCAACAGCTCAGGACAGTTCACGGTGCTAGAAACGGATTTAGGTCTAACTAGCAGTCACTGAACACCTACCCTGGACCCCACCAGGAATTTTGGGTAGGTACAGCTCTGCCCACGGCCGGACCCCATTAAAGCATCTCCAGACACCAGCTGCTCGAGCCACCAGGCCGGAGGAGCAGACTAGCAGCTAGGAACCACCAAAATGCAGCCAAAGCAGTGCTGCATTAGCACAACCACCCCACCTGGGTGCTGTACCCCAGGGCAGGTGACATCTCCTGCAAGGTCAAGAGTATGTGCTAGATAGCGACAGGCATtaggttttcagaaaaaaagagatctgAAGGTTTTTGCTCAGTGAGGAAGGCAGACCAGGGTATGAGTCCACCAAAGGACCCGTGAGGTGTTCGGGGTGCTGTGTTGTGCAGTCATACACAGCACTCA
Coding sequences within:
- the LOC128155056 gene encoding WAS/WASL-interacting protein family member 2-like, with the protein product MAGGKRGTGGGRGKDPPLAASQPPGCPPRTPEQNTPAPAPERRKALPTGKKETDPHLLRGVRRGEAEPKRGEGTERRPFGSFRQRRGRPREQHNGRGRLARANGCGAPSPPPPPGFLRGRRGLGPGPVLRGGETPDRGDPGPGKGVGCSPVPPPPERGSGASLWKAPAMAKGGGAALWYLEAGPVPSSGNNRPAGTAVIVCASKTALGCRAAC